GGTCAAGCAGTCCAAGGACCACGCAAAGGGAAACCTACGCGGCGTTCTCCTTCTTGTCCTTGATCTGGGAAAGGCACGTGACGAGCCCCCTGGCGGGACCGGACAGCACCGTGACCAGTCCGCGGATCGGAGCCGCCATGGTGCCCACCACCTGGGCGATGAGAACCTCCCTGGAGGGGAGATCCGCCAGAGCCATGACCTGATCCTTGCTGAGCAGGTCCTTGCCCATGACTCCGCCCTTGATCACCAAGGCCTCGTTGCCCTTCTCCTTGGAGTAGTCCCGAAGCTCCTTGGCCACCGCCGCCACGTCGCCGTAGGCGAACACGTAGGCGTTGGGCCCCTGCTCATAGGGGTCCACCGTGGGAAGCCCAGCCCTCTCAAGGGCTATCCTCATGAGGGTGTTCTTGGCCACCTTCATCTCCCCGCCCGCCTTGCGGATGCGGGAACGCACGTCGGTCATCTTCTTGACCGTAAGACCCCGGTACTCGCAGATGAAAACCGCCTCACTGCGGCCCAGCATCTCAACCAACTGCTCGATGTTCTGCTCCTTCGCCTTAGTCGGCATTACTTCACCCCCTTCCGCCCTGGACTAAACGGCTTGGGCCGAAACGCCCGGGGCGCAAAGAGAAACGCCCCCGGCCCACAAGGACCGGGAGCGCACGAAAACACAAACGCATAACGAAGGCTCTTGCCATCGCTTCCCCGGACCTCGGCGGGGTTTTCAACATTAAGCGCAGAGCGCCCCCGCTGTCACAAGCCCAAAGTTCAGTATATCATCCTCCCGGGGTTCTGCACAACCCCGGGAGGAAAAAGCTTCGAAGAAACGCCGAAGGGCCCTTCGGGCTACTCGGCGACCTCCTTCTGCACCTCCACCGGGTCCAGATGGATGCCCACGCCCATGGTGGTGGTCATGGTGACGCTCTTGATGTACTGCCCCTTGGCGGCGGCGGGACGGGCCTTGATTATGGCCCTAAGAAGGGTGGCGGCGTTCTCCACCAGCTTCTGTTCGTCGAAGGAGGCCTTGCCTATGGCGTTGTGGGTTATCCCGGTCTTGTCAACCCGGAACTCAACCCTACCGGCCTTGATGTCCCGAACCGCATCCGCCACGTCGAAGGTGACGGTGTTGGTCTTGGCGCTGGGCATGAGCCCCCGGGGGCCCAACACCTTGCCTAGACGGCCCACGGCCCTCATCACGTCCGGGGTGGCTATGACCGCGTCGAAGTCCAGCCAACCACCCTCTATCTTCTGCACCATGTCCTCGCCGCCGACGAAGTCCGCGCCAGCCTCCTCTGCCTCCTTAACCTTCTCGCCGCCGGCGATGACCAACACCCTCTTGGTCTTACCGGTGCCGTGAGGAAGGACCACGGTGCTCCGCACCTGCTGGTCCGCATGGCGGGGATCTACGCCCAGCCGGACATGAAGCTCCACGCTCTCATCGAACTTGGCGGTGGCGGTCTCCTTCACCAGCTTGACCGCCTCGGACAGCCCGTAAAGCCTGTCCTCCACCTTCTCCGCGATAGCCAAATACCTCTTGCTCTTCTTAGCCATTTCAATACCTCCCGTGGTCATAGCGGGCCCAAAGCCCTGCCACAAACTTTTATCCCTAAAAACCAGAAAACCCGAAAACTAGTTGACCACTTCCACGCCCATGGACCTGGCGGTGCCCTCGATCATCCGCATGGCGGCCTCCACGTCGTTGGCGTTGAGGTCCACCATCTTGAGCTGGGCGATCTCCCTCACCTGGCTCTTGGTTATCTTGGCCACCTTGGTCTTGTTGGGCGCCGCAGAACCCTTCTCCAGGTTCGCCGCCTTCTTGATCAGAACGCTGGCGGGAGGGGTCTTCAAAATGAAGCTGAAGCTCCGGTCCGCGTAAACCGTGATGACCACCGGGATTATGAGCCCCACCTGATCCGCGGTCTTCGCGTTGAACTGCTTCACGAACTCCATTATGTTGACACCCCTCTGACCCAGGGCGGGTCCTACGGGGGGCGCCGGCGTGGCCTTGCCTGCCGGCAGCT
This genomic stretch from Thermanaerothrix sp. harbors:
- the rplJ gene encoding 50S ribosomal protein L10 is translated as MPTKAKEQNIEQLVEMLGRSEAVFICEYRGLTVKKMTDVRSRIRKAGGEMKVAKNTLMRIALERAGLPTVDPYEQGPNAYVFAYGDVAAVAKELRDYSKEKGNEALVIKGGVMGKDLLSKDQVMALADLPSREVLIAQVVGTMAAPIRGLVTVLSGPARGLVTCLSQIKDKKENAA
- the rplA gene encoding 50S ribosomal protein L1; the encoded protein is MAKKSKRYLAIAEKVEDRLYGLSEAVKLVKETATAKFDESVELHVRLGVDPRHADQQVRSTVVLPHGTGKTKRVLVIAGGEKVKEAEEAGADFVGGEDMVQKIEGGWLDFDAVIATPDVMRAVGRLGKVLGPRGLMPSAKTNTVTFDVADAVRDIKAGRVEFRVDKTGITHNAIGKASFDEQKLVENAATLLRAIIKARPAAAKGQYIKSVTMTTTMGVGIHLDPVEVQKEVAE
- the rplK gene encoding 50S ribosomal protein L11, coding for MAKKVVGEIKLQLPAGKATPAPPVGPALGQRGVNIMEFVKQFNAKTADQVGLIIPVVITVYADRSFSFILKTPPASVLIKKAANLEKGSAAPNKTKVAKITKSQVREIAQLKMVDLNANDVEAAMRMIEGTARSMGVEVVN